The Cetobacterium somerae sequence ATTTAAAAACGGATAACAAATCTCTTTTAGAAAAGGATTTTTCAATTCCTCTTGAATCTGTTAATATTTTATGTAAATTAATCAAAGATTTAAATGAGGATATAACTATTGGTTCAAATGGTGAGAACCTTATTTTCTTATGGAAAAATACTTACTTCCTTACAAAAGTAACTACTCTTCCATTTCCTAATTTTGATGCTATCCTTTGTGGAAATAGTTTCAGTAAAGAGATGGAGTTTAATTACAATGATTTCAAAAGTGCTTTAAAAAAAGTTTTAACAGTGGCAAGAACTAGTAATGAGTCAAAAAATGGCGCTATCTTAGAATTCAAAGGAAAAAAACTTTCTATTTCTGCTTCTTCTGGTAAAGCAAAAATTAATCAAAAAGTTGATATGATTAAAAATGGAGATGATTTTAAATGCTCTCTTAATATAAAATTCCTTTTTGAATTTGTTGAAAATTTAAATAATAATGTTTTTATTAAAGGAAATACTTCTTCAGCTATGTTTGAAATTACTGAAGGAGATAACAGTTCTTATAAATATATTTTAATGCCTCTTGCACTAAGAGACTAACACTCAATTTTAGGCGGTTTTTTATGATAAAAATTTACAAAAGTCATAATGATATTTTAGAAAAAAAACTTTTCTCAATTTCTGAAACACTTGAAGTTGAAAAATTAACTGAAAAAAATACATGGATTCATCTTTCAAATCCTACAGAGGAAGAGATTAGAGTTGTTACTAATAGCTTTGATATTCCTGAAGAACATATTCGAGCAGCTCTTGATGAAGAGGAAAAAGCTCGTTTGGAAATTGATGATGATATTATATTAGTTATTATTGATGTTCCTATCCATGATGAGAATAATCGTTGTTCTTTCACTACTGTTCCACTTGGAATAATTTTATTGAAAGATCATATTTTAACTGTATCCACTGTCAA is a genomic window containing:
- a CDS encoding DNA polymerase III subunit beta, whose protein sequence is MNFNIRRNELVEIFSEFINILKDNPIKPIISGLKIESNNGKVTFTGTNLDINYIKTIYCETIEDGVVIFKPNLALEYIKLLDDETINLSSKNDILSIHLAEFTLLYNDNFPENLKLPLVDEIAKISPQELYKSFERTKFSVAPSTENLAINCIRTLFREDRISFVSTDSYRLTYLKTDNKSLLEKDFSIPLESVNILCKLIKDLNEDITIGSNGENLIFLWKNTYFLTKVTTLPFPNFDAILCGNSFSKEMEFNYNDFKSALKKVLTVARTSNESKNGAILEFKGKKLSISASSGKAKINQKVDMIKNGDDFKCSLNIKFLFEFVENLNNNVFIKGNTSSAMFEITEGDNSSYKYILMPLALRD